One stretch of Arachis hypogaea cultivar Tifrunner chromosome 20, arahy.Tifrunner.gnm2.J5K5, whole genome shotgun sequence DNA includes these proteins:
- the LOC112734950 gene encoding protein SCAR3, with product MPLVRLQVRNEFGLGQPELYREANREDPKAVLDGVAVAGLVGILRQLGDLADFAAEVFHGLQEQVMTTASRSRRLMVRVQNIEASLPPLEKAVLAQTSHIHFAYTSGCEWHPRIKTARNHFIYNDLPHFIMDSYEECHDPPRLHFLDKFDTGGPGSCFKRYSDPAFFKKASADSDEIYSEKTEKARKSHKNKKKRSSRKNGELSRREQMHSNRSRMQFISPTANGQLSSSQSATTIDMKMKSDMEVRSSSFDSKAGAGYIECVFHPSYSVQSNEQDHREPPSSRPTQKTAAFRSVSPLIDDSVSHGSLEKKIGSSSSCVTWDQKEDIVESTSQASVKDNTPERIQQKHDYDVLANEDVNIPNVDCHDILFDEESNLKPDYSRVQTDDVDSEPDSYVDALNTIESETVESEFENEFAYETKPEEQEVTHPVMHGRIENEVSEAPPNIFNNDLCDAVTQNGYIVSLNKETGRDFPEAPQENHHLRSEPHEPEVASVSPSDVLDGEEMIGDSDSLNKEIFSNLSDSLQDPSVRSDPHESDLGPLSLSNVPDGHEMTSEAVSLNKETFGNIPGSPQKIASVGSVSDVSNLASMDQLDFPASDEMTNVADSHSFESPICEQVPLTRESSVLDHPICTDSFIGSHTAKDRVSVDDTVSAHLEADTSLSGSKSSNLPEEVGSIDSNNCKSEEAPRESSSDRSVRFWTNGGLLGLEPSKPPDFNTSSSLSQGSLPTKSEVDVGSHNKSMQKSNGYKMGQDLPDEVVERILKEPSSRCLTSNHNDDQACISSKNSGSSQPSNVCSQTERNALGEIRVSSPGNVLPSGPEPNHGNGENSSRVFGLGHRLLLNSFQRKVSLDERSATSNSLKSILLDESVQNGIAKQSLPEATVKEKANPGYPIDSLPPSPPLEHMKISFHPVSGHETSKLKLKFPEGSNHREHIRDMFPSFQLVPESSIPLDDAGSHSDGDDTFCRSSPYLSDDCLSPHSDDNSDQWESEETPESSDHGVYDSPHGRSSSESMLSTKEHGGLSNDATNMASVEPYLSVPSLDFPSFENVNPVLEKESSKQSQDNNAVVLRSNPESAPPPPRPPPPPPTQWRVSKPQLDTTNGIQHYVSEDSEHIHDGSLPQSTLFQQSRLARVEQMQINYHSQDSIIHKLKDKLDKPKLKSPREINQLRAAKGMDEREDFLHQIRAKSMNLRRTATEKQNNATAMGPAASDKVSAILEKANAIRQVVASDDGEDDDDDTWSDS from the exons atgccactGGTGAGGTTGCAGGTGAGGAATGAGTTTGGTTTGGGGCAGCCTGAGCTCTACAGAGAGGCCAACAGGGAAGACCCTAAGGCGGTGCTTGATGGTGTCGCTGTTGCTGGCCTTGTTGGGATCTTGAGGCAACTTGGTGATCTTGCTGA TTTCGCAGCAGAGGTTTTTCATGGTTTGCAGGAACAAGTAATGACAACTGCTTCTAGGAGCCGTAGATTGATGGTTCGTGTTCAAAACATTGAGGCTTCCTTACCGCCATTGGAGAAGGCTGTATTGGCACAAACAAGTCACATACATTTTGCTTATACATCTG GTTGTGAGTGGCATCCACGCATAAAAACTGCTCGAAATCATTTCATTTACAATGACTTGCCGCATTTTATAATGGATTCATATGAAGAATGCCATGATCCTCCACGCCTGCACTTTCTTGATAA ATTCGATACTGGTGGCCCCGGATCTTGTTTTAAGAGATATTCAGATCCAGCCTTCTTCAAGAAAGCATCAGCAGATTCAGATGAGATATACTCTGAGAAAACTGAAAAGGCTAGAAAAAGCCATAAAAACAAG AAGAAAAGGTCTTCACGGAAGAATGGAGAACTTTCGAGGCGTGAACAGATGCATAGCAACAGGAGCAG AATGCAATTTATTTCTCCTACTGCCAATGGGCAACTCTCTTCCTCACAATCAGCCACTACAATAGATATGAAAATGAAATCAGATATGGAAGTTCGTTCAAGTTCTTTTGATTCAAAGGCTGGTGCTGGCTACATTGAATGTGTTTTCCATCCAAGCTACTCTGTGCAATCTAATGAGCAGGATCATAGGGAACCACCCTCTTCAAGGCCAACACAGAAAACCGCTGCTTTTCGGTCAGTGTCTCCTCTTATAGATGATAGTGTTTCACATGGTtcattggaaaaaaaaattgggTCTAGTTCATCTTGTGTTACTTGGGATCAAAAGGAAGACATAGTGGAATCCACAAGTCAAGCTTCTGTTAAAGATAATACTCCTGAGAGGATTCAGCAAAAGCATGACTATGATGTGCTTGCAAATGAGGATGTTAACATACCAAATGTTGATTGTCATGATATCCTATTTGATGAAGAAAGCAACCTAAAACCAGACTACAGCAGGGTTCAAACAGATGATGTTGACAGTGAACCTGATAGTTATGTGGATGCTCTTAACACTATCGAATCAGAAACAGTTGAATCGGAATTTGAAAATGAGTTTGCTTATGAAACAAAACCCGAGGagcaggaggtcacccatcctgtTATGCATGGAAGGATTGAAAATGAAGTTTCGGAAGCTCCACCTAATATATTCAACAATGATTTATGTGATGCTGTTACTCAAAATGGGTATATAGTTTCCTTGAATAAAGAAACAGGAAGGGATTTTCCTGAAGCACCTCAAGAAAATCATCATCTAAGATCAGAGCCACATGAACCAGAAGTGGCATCGGTGAGTCCATCAGATGTTCTTGATGGTGAAGAAATGATTGGAGACTCGGATTCCCTAAATAAAGAAATATTCAGCAATTTGTCTGACTCGTTGCAAGATCCTTCTGTCAGATCAGACCCACATGAATCAGATTTGGGACCTTTGAGCCTATCAAATGTTCCAGATGGCCATGAAATGACCAGTGAAGCCGTTTCATTAAACAAAGAAACTTTCGGGAATATCCCTGGTTCACCACAAAAGATTGCTTCTGTGGGATCAGTGTCAGATGTGTCTAATTTGGCCTCTATGGATCAGCTGGATTTTCCAGCTAGTGATGAAATGACAAATGTAGCTGATTCTCATTCCTTTGAGAGCCCCATCTGTGAACAGGTTCCTCTCACACGTGAAAGTTCTGTTTTGGATCACCCGATATGCACAGATTCCTTCATTGGGTCTCATACTGCGAAAGATAGAGTCTCGGTCGATGATACTGTCTCAGCCCACCTTGAAGCCGATACGTCACTTTCTGGTTCTAAAAGCTCTAATTTACCAGAAGAAGTGGGCAGCATTGACAGCAATAATTGCAAATCTGAAGAGGCTCCTAGAGAGTCTTCTAGTGACCGTTCAGTGAGATTCTGGACAAATGGTGGATTACTAGGACTTGAACCATCCAAACCTCCTGACTTCAACACGTCTAGTTCCCTAAGCCAAGGTTCCTTGCCCACAAAAAGTGAGGTGGATGTCGGTTCACATAATAAATCTATGCAAAAAAGCAATGGTTATAAAATGGGACAGGATTTACCAGACGAGGTTGTTGAAAGGATTTTAAAGGAACCAAGTTCTAGATGCTTAACATCAAACCACAATGATGATCAGGCTTGCATCTCATCAAAGAACTCTGGCAGTTCTCAGCCGAGTAATGTATGTAGTCAAACTGAGAGGAATGCTTTGGGGGAGATAAGGGTAAGTTCCCCTGGAAATGTTCTCCCATCTGGCCCTGAACCCAATCATGGCAACGGTGAAAACTCATCACGGGTGTTTGGACTTGGTCATAGATTGTTACTAAATAGTTTTCAACGTAAAGTTTCTCTTGATGAAAGATCTGCGACttctaattctctgaaatctATTTTATTGGATGAGAGCGTACAAAATGGCATTGCAAAGCAGTCACTTCCTGAGGCAACCGTCAAAGAGAAAGCTAATCCCGGATATCCTATAGATTCTCTTCCTCCTTCGCCGCCGCTCGAACATATGAAGATATCCTTCCATCCGGTTAGTGGACATGAAACCTCCAAACTAAAACTGAAATTTCCTGAAGGCAGTAATCATCGTGAACATATAAGGGATATGTTTCCGTCATTCCAGTTGGTCCCAGAGTCTTCCATTCCTCTAGATGATGCAGGCTCTCACTCTGATGGCGATGACACTTTTTGTAGATCTTCTCCTTATTTATCGGATGATTGTCTTAGCCCCCATTCCGATGATAATTCAGATCAGTGGGAATCCGAGGAAACTCCCGAAAGCAGTGACCATGGGGTATATGATTCTCCTCACGGAAGGTCATCAAGTGAATCTATGCTAAGTACAAAAGAACACGGTGGACTTTCCAATGACGCTACCAATATGGCTAGTGTCGAACCTTATTTATCTGTGCCTTCACTTGATTTCCCAAGTTTTGAAAATGTAAATCCTGTACTTGAGAAAGAAAGTAGTAAGCAGTCCCAAGACAATAATGCTGTTGTGCTCCGAAGTAATCCTGAGTCTGCACCGCCACCTCCACGACCACCGCCTCCTCCGCCAACACAATGGAGGGTCTCAAAACCACAGTTGGATACAACAAATGGGATACAACATTATGTGTCTGAAGATTCGGAGCATATTCATGATGGAAGTCTTCCACAGTCTACTCTGTTCCAGCAATCTAGGCTCGCCAGGGTTGAGCAAATGCAAATTAATTACCACTCTCAGGACAGCATTATACATAAGTTGAAGGATAAG CTGGATAAGCCGAAGCTGAAGAGTCCGAGGGAAATAAATCAGTTGAGAGCTGCAA
- the LOC112735669 gene encoding uncharacterized protein: protein MGKNQGGIAILGDFNSITTPEEKSGGGDMSLSSMTAFNLFIGDNDLVDLGSPMYIVPQKLKLCSHKLVQWQQSNRSNSKKEIETLKARLEEISTTGICGGIEIHEVESKLEKAYLNEELYWKEKSRVKWLREGDRNTAFFHRKFKVCTMGNKICRLVGGNREVVSSQADIARVAEKYFTGIFSSTNQVDLEPFLADFESKVTAFMNRRLQKTVSDEKIKRSTFSVHPQSAPGDDGMTVKFFQFYWDIVNEDVTRAVKSFFEGGRILKSFNHTNICLILKVPDAINMSQASEESCDRILELLESYESFSRQKINLSKSAIFFSNNTPDTTQEILATTMNITYIGAQDKYLGLPLVINRSKRATFNSIKDRVFKKVQGWKKSLLSNGDHQILIWAVGEAVPIYTLSCFRLPDTLLKDIHSISTQFWWGQHGEKRRMVWISWDKMTRPKSEGGLGVKDLRAHDLALLGKQCWRLIPQPNSLLARILKGGYYRYGDLLSVDKGVLPSWGWQSLLQGRSVVEKGTI from the exons ATGGGGAAGAATCAGGGAGGAATAGCTATCTTGGGTGATTTTAATTCAATCACTACACCAGAGGAAAAATCTGGGGGTGGCGACATGTCTTTATCTTCTATGACAGCCTTCAATCTCTTCATTGGTGACAATGATTTGGTGGATCTAG GTTCTCCGATGTATATCGTCcctcaaaaattaaaattgtgcAGCCACAAGCTTGTGCAGTGGCAACAAAGTAATCGGTCAAATTCAAAGAAGGAGATTGAGACACTTAAGGCCCGACTGGAGGAAATAAGTACAACAGGGATATGCGGTGGAATCGAGATCCACGAGGTTGAATCAAAGCTTGAAAAAGCATACCTAAATGAAGAATTGTATTGGAAGGAGAAGTCCCGAGTCAAGTGGCTTAGAGAAGGGGACAGGAACACCGCCTTCTTTCACAGAAAGTTCAAAGTATGTACAATGGGGAATAAAATCTGTCGACTAGTGGGAGGAAATAGGGAAGTAGTATCCTCTCAAGCTGACATTGCAAGAGTGGCTGAGAAATATTTTACAGGCATTTTTTCATCTACCAATCAGGTGGATCTGGAGCCTTTTCTTGCTGATTTTGAGTCTAAGGTTACAGCTTTCATGAACCGAAGGCTACAAAAAACAGTGTCAGATGAGAAAATTAAGAGGTCTACCTTCAGTGTTCATCCTCAAAGCGCCCCAGGAGACGATGGAATGACAGTAAAATTCTTTCAGTTCTATTGGGACATTGTAAATGAGGATGTAACACGAGCCGTTAAAAGTTTCTTTGAAGGCGGGAGAATATTAAAAAGCTTTAATCACACAAATATTTGCCTAATTCTGAAAGTTCCTGATGCTATCAACATGTCCCAG GCCTCTGAGGAAAGTTGTGATAGAATCCTAGAGCTTTTGGAGTCATATGAAAGTTTTAGCAGACAAAAGATTAACCTATCTAAGTCAGCAATTTTTTTTAGTAACAATACTCCAGATACTACTCAGGAAATCcttgcaacaacaatgaacatTACTTATATTGGAGCACAAGACAAGTACTTGGGGCTCCCTTTAGTAATCAATAGATCAAAAAGAGCCACCTTCAATTCCATTAAAGATAGGGTATTCAAGAAGGTGCAAGGCTGGAAAAAGAGTTTATTGTCAAATGGAGATCATCAGATTTTGATCTGGGCAGTAGGGGAAGCAGTACCTATCTATACCTTATCTTGTTTCAGGCTCCCAGATACTTTGCTGAAGGACATTCATAGTATTTCGACTCAATTTTGGTGGGGACAGCACGGAGAGAAAAGACGCATGGTCTGGATTAGTTGGGATAAGATGACAAGGCCGAAAAGCGAGGGAGGACTGGGTGTGAAAGACTTGCGAGCACATGATCTAGCTTTGCTGGGCAAGCAATGCTGGAGACTCATACCCCAACCTAATTCTCTCCTAGCTAGAATTTTAAAAGGCGGGTATTACAGGTATGGGGATTTACTAAGTGTAGATAAAGGAGTATTACCTTCCTGGGGGTGGCAGAGTCTTCTCCAAGGACGAAGTGTGGTAGAAAAAGGTACAATCTGA